In one window of Prevotella sp. E13-17 DNA:
- a CDS encoding bifunctional (p)ppGpp synthetase/guanosine-3',5'-bis(diphosphate) 3'-pyrophosphohydrolase, whose amino-acid sequence MTELLEFTAPERELALQLYAELKDKIISTLEPADEEKLRSHLMELISQNIVHRNVFGLNPIITAVQTALLVVDEIGLRRDAVIAVLLYPSIEAEYTTIDEVSKNYGESVGRILHGLLRIQELYKKNPVIESENFRNLLLSFAEDMRVILIMIADRVNLMRQIRDSDNEAGKREVSEEAAYLYAPLAHKLGLYKLKSELEDLSLKYLEHDAYYMIREKLNATKSARDAYIKSFIAPIEKKLNEAGLKFHMKGRTKSIHSIWQKMKKQKCGFEGVYDLFAIRIIIDCPIEKEKQQCWQTFALITDMYTSNPKRMRDWLTVPKTNGYESLHITVLGPEQKWVEVQIRTERMDDIAERGVAAHWRYKGVKAEGGMDEWLNGIRQMLEESSGIEAMDQFKMDLYDDEIYVFTPKGDLLKFPKGATVLDMAYHIHSKVGSACTGARINNKVVTFRQELHSGDQVEIITSSTQHPKQEWLNIVKTSRAKAKIRLALKETQQKEALLVKEMLERKFRNRKIEQDESLMMRTMKKLGYKEASDFYRDIARETLDVQTVFDKYLELQQGEKVVTGDNIARSAEEFTLEDSKFSALNTQISDDVLVIGQDLKGVDYQLAHCCNPIYGDEVFGFVTVSGGIKIHRCDCPNAPEMRRRFGYRIVRAKWSGKGSSQYAITLRIIGNDDLGIVNNLTSIISKDERLVLRSINIDSNDGLFRGNLVIMINDNTRLETLIKKLRTVKGVKQVERI is encoded by the coding sequence ATGACAGAACTATTAGAATTTACAGCACCCGAACGCGAGCTTGCCCTGCAGCTCTATGCTGAGCTGAAGGACAAAATCATATCGACACTGGAACCTGCCGATGAGGAGAAGTTACGCAGTCACCTGATGGAGCTCATCAGTCAGAACATCGTGCATCGCAACGTATTCGGGCTGAACCCCATCATCACTGCTGTCCAGACAGCCCTGCTTGTGGTCGACGAGATAGGACTGCGCAGGGATGCGGTCATCGCCGTCCTGCTCTATCCCAGCATCGAGGCCGAGTACACCACCATCGACGAGGTGAGCAAGAACTACGGTGAGTCCGTGGGACGCATCCTGCACGGCTTGCTGCGCATACAGGAGCTCTACAAGAAGAACCCCGTCATTGAAAGCGAGAATTTCCGCAATCTGCTGCTCTCGTTTGCCGAGGACATGCGTGTGATTCTGATCATGATTGCCGACCGCGTGAACCTGATGCGACAGATACGCGACTCAGACAACGAAGCCGGCAAGCGCGAGGTCTCGGAAGAGGCAGCCTACCTCTATGCCCCACTGGCCCACAAGCTGGGTCTATACAAGTTGAAGAGCGAACTGGAGGACCTGTCACTGAAGTACCTGGAGCACGACGCCTACTACATGATTCGCGAGAAGCTGAACGCCACCAAGAGTGCGCGCGATGCCTATATCAAGAGTTTCATTGCGCCTATCGAGAAGAAGCTCAACGAGGCAGGACTGAAGTTCCACATGAAAGGACGCACCAAGTCTATTCACTCCATCTGGCAGAAAATGAAAAAGCAGAAGTGTGGCTTCGAAGGCGTCTATGACCTCTTTGCCATACGCATCATCATTGACTGTCCGATAGAAAAAGAGAAACAACAGTGCTGGCAGACGTTCGCACTGATCACCGACATGTACACCTCCAATCCGAAACGCATGCGCGACTGGCTCACCGTGCCAAAGACCAACGGCTACGAGAGTCTGCACATCACCGTGCTGGGGCCCGAGCAGAAATGGGTTGAGGTGCAGATTCGTACCGAGCGCATGGACGACATTGCCGAACGTGGCGTGGCCGCCCACTGGCGCTACAAGGGAGTAAAAGCTGAAGGGGGCATGGACGAATGGCTCAACGGCATCCGACAGATGCTGGAGGAATCGAGCGGCATCGAGGCCATGGACCAGTTTAAGATGGATCTCTACGACGACGAGATCTATGTGTTCACGCCTAAAGGCGACCTTCTGAAATTTCCAAAAGGAGCCACCGTGCTCGACATGGCCTATCACATCCACTCGAAGGTGGGATCGGCCTGCACGGGCGCACGTATAAATAATAAGGTGGTGACATTCCGACAGGAGTTACATTCTGGCGACCAGGTCGAGATTATCACATCTTCTACACAGCATCCTAAACAGGAATGGCTCAACATCGTCAAGACATCAAGAGCCAAAGCCAAGATACGGCTGGCCCTGAAAGAGACGCAACAGAAAGAGGCTCTGCTGGTGAAAGAGATGCTGGAACGCAAGTTCCGTAATCGCAAAATAGAACAGGACGAGAGCCTGATGATGCGCACCATGAAGAAACTCGGCTACAAAGAGGCCAGCGACTTCTATCGCGACATCGCACGAGAGACGCTCGACGTGCAGACGGTGTTCGACAAATACCTTGAACTGCAGCAAGGCGAGAAAGTCGTCACAGGCGACAACATTGCCCGCTCTGCCGAGGAGTTCACCCTCGAAGACTCGAAGTTCTCGGCTCTCAACACGCAAATATCTGACGATGTGCTTGTCATCGGACAAGACCTGAAAGGTGTTGACTACCAACTTGCCCATTGCTGCAACCCCATCTATGGCGACGAAGTGTTTGGTTTCGTCACCGTAAGTGGTGGCATCAAGATTCACCGTTGCGACTGTCCCAACGCACCAGAGATGCGACGCCGCTTCGGCTACCGCATTGTCAGAGCCAAATGGAGCGGTAAAGGCTCGAGCCAATATGCCATCACCCTGCGCATCATCGGCAACGATGACCTGGGCATCGTCAACAATCTCACGTCGATTATATCGAAAGACGAGAGACTGGTGCTGCGCAGCATCAACATAGACTCAAATGATGGGCTTTTCCGAGGCAATCTGGTCATCATGATTAACGACAACACACGTCTGGAAACCCTTATCAAAAAACTGCGCACCGTAAAGGGTGTGAAACAGGTTGAAAGAATATAA
- a CDS encoding sugar kinase — MKTKFVTFGELLLRFSKQDHQRLSQGDYFTSKYGGSEANVAVSLAMLGNDVQYVTRLPDTPVGHAGVQNLMQLGVDCKHVLFGGQRIGTYYMEPAAGMRPAKVIYDRAGSACSELKPGMIPWREALKDAAVLHISGITAAISQSSADATFEALDMADELGVKVAFDINYRKNLWQYGADPRETLKRILSRCDLMFGDAIEFEFICQRKQPPFTATDSSFQMQMDEYRAWFDDLHKAFPRCKKWLMGMRNIVASNHHLLTALLWTDGELLKAPINDINGVVDASGVGDAFMAGMLHALKAYPNDNQMQLNYSLAASTLKNTIPGDFNLVSDEEITALL, encoded by the coding sequence ATGAAAACTAAATTTGTGACTTTCGGAGAATTGCTCCTGCGGTTCTCTAAACAAGATCACCAACGACTGTCGCAAGGCGACTACTTCACCAGCAAATATGGTGGTAGCGAGGCCAACGTGGCGGTTTCGCTGGCTATGCTCGGCAACGATGTGCAATACGTCACGCGACTGCCAGACACACCTGTCGGGCATGCTGGTGTGCAGAACCTGATGCAACTGGGCGTTGACTGCAAGCACGTTCTCTTTGGTGGTCAGCGCATCGGCACATATTATATGGAACCTGCAGCTGGCATGCGCCCGGCCAAGGTTATCTACGACCGCGCCGGCTCGGCCTGCTCAGAACTGAAGCCTGGCATGATTCCATGGCGAGAGGCACTCAAAGATGCTGCCGTGCTCCACATCTCGGGCATCACCGCAGCCATCTCACAAAGTTCTGCCGACGCCACTTTTGAAGCACTAGACATGGCCGATGAGCTTGGAGTGAAAGTTGCCTTCGACATCAACTATCGCAAAAACCTGTGGCAGTATGGCGCAGACCCACGCGAAACGCTGAAGCGCATTCTCAGCCGTTGCGACCTGATGTTTGGCGATGCCATTGAATTCGAATTCATCTGTCAGCGCAAGCAGCCACCTTTTACTGCTACGGACTCCAGTTTCCAAATGCAAATGGATGAGTATCGCGCCTGGTTCGATGACCTCCACAAAGCATTTCCACGCTGTAAGAAATGGTTGATGGGCATGCGCAACATCGTAGCCTCAAACCATCACTTGCTCACAGCCCTTCTATGGACCGATGGCGAACTGCTAAAGGCGCCCATCAACGACATCAATGGCGTCGTTGATGCTTCTGGTGTAGGCGATGCCTTCATGGCTGGCATGCTTCATGCACTCAAGGCCTACCCCAACGACAACCAGATGCAGCTCAACTATTCACTGGCTGCCTCAACACTCAAAAACACGATTCCAGGCGACTTCAACCTGGTCAGCGACGAGGAAATCACTGCGCTGCTATAA
- a CDS encoding DUF4301 family protein: protein MLSEKDLKQIAQRGISQEQIETQLKEFETGFPFLRLEAAAAVGNGILSPTADERQSYVKAWEDYKAEGHRVVKFVPASGAASRMFKNMFAFVDADYDVPTTDFEKKFFNDIEKFAFYEALNQVCIQNEGKDIKTLIAEGNYKAVAANMLKKEGLNYGQLPKGMLLFHKYSEGARTPMEEHLVEGALYAASNGEAHVHFTVSHDHLDFFKQKVAQKADGFAKKYGIKYDITFSEQKPSTDTVAANPDNTPFREADGSLLFRPGGHGALIENLNEIEADVIFVKNIDNVVPDRLKPETVEWKQVIAGVLVTLQKQAFEYLRQLDNNPTEAQIAEIAQFVEKNLCINPKNNKVDAAYLKSKLNRPMRVCGVVKNVGEPGGGPFLTYNQDGTVSLQILESSQIDTNNAEYMKMFTQGTHFNPVDLVCAVKDYQGKPFNLPDFVDKTTGFISSKSKGGKELKALELPGLWNGAMSNWSTVFVEVPLGTFNPVKTVNDLLREQHQ from the coding sequence ATGCTATCAGAAAAAGACTTGAAACAAATTGCTCAACGTGGCATCAGCCAAGAGCAGATTGAAACCCAACTAAAAGAATTTGAAACAGGCTTCCCATTCTTACGCCTGGAAGCTGCCGCTGCCGTTGGGAACGGCATTCTATCACCCACTGCTGACGAGCGCCAGTCGTATGTCAAAGCCTGGGAAGACTATAAGGCAGAAGGACACCGCGTGGTTAAGTTTGTACCCGCCAGCGGTGCTGCAAGCCGCATGTTCAAAAACATGTTTGCCTTTGTGGATGCCGACTACGACGTACCTACCACCGACTTTGAGAAGAAATTTTTCAATGATATCGAGAAGTTCGCTTTCTATGAAGCGCTCAATCAGGTGTGCATACAAAACGAAGGAAAAGACATCAAGACATTGATAGCGGAAGGCAACTACAAAGCCGTGGCTGCCAACATGCTGAAGAAAGAAGGATTGAACTACGGCCAACTGCCAAAAGGCATGTTGCTGTTCCATAAATATTCAGAAGGTGCACGCACACCCATGGAGGAACATCTTGTAGAAGGTGCCCTATATGCAGCTTCTAACGGTGAGGCTCATGTGCACTTCACAGTCAGCCATGACCACCTCGATTTCTTCAAGCAGAAGGTAGCCCAGAAAGCAGATGGCTTTGCAAAGAAATACGGCATTAAGTACGACATCACATTCTCAGAGCAGAAACCTTCTACCGATACCGTTGCAGCTAATCCCGACAACACACCTTTCCGCGAAGCCGACGGCTCTCTGTTGTTCCGCCCAGGCGGCCATGGTGCACTGATTGAGAATCTCAATGAGATTGAGGCTGACGTCATCTTTGTGAAGAACATCGACAATGTCGTTCCCGATCGCCTGAAGCCCGAGACTGTTGAATGGAAGCAAGTCATTGCGGGAGTGTTGGTAACGCTGCAGAAACAAGCTTTCGAGTATCTTCGCCAGTTGGACAACAACCCAACAGAGGCCCAAATTGCAGAGATAGCTCAATTCGTCGAAAAGAACCTTTGCATCAATCCCAAGAACAACAAAGTTGACGCAGCCTACCTGAAAAGCAAGCTCAATCGCCCAATGCGCGTCTGTGGTGTAGTGAAGAACGTAGGTGAACCTGGCGGAGGTCCATTCCTCACATACAACCAGGACGGTACCGTGTCATTGCAAATCCTGGAGAGTTCGCAGATTGACACCAACAATGCAGAATACATGAAAATGTTCACGCAAGGCACCCACTTCAACCCCGTGGACCTAGTTTGCGCAGTCAAAGACTATCAGGGAAAGCCTTTCAACCTGCCCGACTTCGTTGACAAGACGACTGGCTTCATCTCAAGCAAGTCGAAGGGAGGCAAAGAACTGAAAGCGCTCGAACTGCCCGGCCTCTGGAATGGCGCCATGAGCAACTGGTCAACGGTATTCGTTGAGGTTCCCTTGGGCACATTCAATCCCGTAAAAACCGTCAATGATCTGCTGCGCGAACAGCATCAATAA
- a CDS encoding HAD family hydrolase, protein MSKSYDTYIFDLDGTLLETLEDLAGAVNYAMRKHGMPEHTLSEVRRFVGNGVRMLMVRAVPFGEKNPLFEAAFATFRAYYMEHSLDTTRPYAGIPELLAELKRSGKRTAVVSNKFYAATQSLCRHFFPDTIEVAIGEHESEGIRKKPAPDTVIEALRQLGVGKENAVYVGDSDVDIQTARNAGLPCISVLWGFRDQDFLKENGATTFVAAPQDILTL, encoded by the coding sequence ATGTCGAAAAGCTACGATACATACATTTTTGATCTTGATGGTACTTTGCTGGAAACATTAGAAGATTTGGCAGGTGCTGTGAACTATGCGATGAGAAAGCATGGTATGCCCGAACATACACTGTCGGAAGTGCGTCGGTTTGTGGGTAACGGTGTCAGGATGTTGATGGTGAGGGCCGTCCCTTTTGGAGAGAAGAACCCTCTGTTTGAAGCAGCCTTTGCCACGTTTCGTGCTTATTATATGGAACATTCTCTTGATACGACACGCCCTTATGCAGGCATACCGGAATTATTGGCAGAACTGAAACGTAGCGGTAAACGTACGGCCGTGGTCAGCAATAAGTTTTATGCAGCTACGCAGTCTTTATGCCGTCATTTCTTTCCAGACACCATCGAAGTGGCTATCGGCGAGCATGAGTCTGAGGGTATTCGTAAGAAACCAGCTCCCGACACCGTGATAGAAGCTCTCCGGCAGCTGGGCGTTGGAAAAGAGAATGCCGTGTATGTCGGCGACAGCGATGTTGATATCCAGACTGCTCGAAATGCAGGACTGCCCTGTATCAGTGTGTTATGGGGGTTCAGAGATCAGGACTTTCTGAAAGAAAATGGAGCAACTACGTTTGTAGCTGCTCCGCAAGATATACTGACTCTGTAA
- a CDS encoding endonuclease/exonuclease/phosphatase family protein encodes MKQHRLFITLLMALTVQAAQADNIKVVGQNLQNFFYSLDRGRTQGNGSITLSNYNTETGRTAKLNAIVGTLSQYEADIYAFNEVECCAEVLQLLAQSMSEKTGKNYMPVTDGLSYDLTSEPDGVIKSGFIYNAATIEPVGENLSTAVGYNHIYPATMRMQGFKSKPDDEVFYISMNHFKASTSSDVTYDINQRESNSISLLKGLDQAALDPDILIMGDLNSEMGEQCLNNLMDAGFTEQILKYEGSSAASHWYNATGSLIDHVFANSTMSAQITDAHMLYVANPHSTGNYNTAYSDHDPYMVTLNLQAQPVAKFGYRKVEAVSAGKSYLMVFNNEKISNPVSTSKTFEYLSVTNVSPIDNVITLTSDKNGFKFEDDGNGYYYIKDAYGRYLYLYHNGSSYNYTTNVGNKANAQSHSVVKQSNGTFHVHNNVANYNILYATNHNDCSWRNWTSLNNEQYWPTLWEYDPSITVTGITQSPAYRQPSTTRKVMEQGHLIIITPSGSRYNLQGIQIR; translated from the coding sequence ATGAAACAACATCGACTTTTCATTACACTGCTGATGGCCTTGACAGTTCAAGCAGCCCAGGCAGACAACATCAAGGTTGTAGGCCAGAACCTGCAGAACTTTTTCTACTCGCTTGACCGCGGCAGGACACAAGGCAATGGCAGCATCACCCTGAGCAACTACAACACAGAGACCGGTCGCACTGCTAAGCTCAACGCCATTGTCGGCACCTTGTCCCAATACGAAGCCGACATCTATGCCTTCAACGAGGTGGAGTGCTGCGCGGAGGTCCTGCAACTGCTGGCACAGAGCATGAGCGAAAAGACCGGAAAGAACTATATGCCCGTTACCGACGGACTGAGCTATGACCTCACATCCGAGCCCGACGGTGTCATTAAGTCCGGATTCATCTATAATGCTGCAACCATCGAGCCCGTTGGTGAAAACCTCTCCACAGCCGTCGGCTATAACCACATCTACCCCGCCACCATGCGCATGCAGGGCTTCAAGTCCAAACCTGACGACGAGGTCTTCTATATCAGCATGAACCACTTCAAGGCCAGCACCAGTTCTGACGTTACATATGACATCAACCAGCGCGAGAGCAACAGCATCTCACTTCTGAAAGGTCTCGACCAGGCTGCGCTAGACCCCGACATTCTCATCATGGGCGACCTCAACAGCGAGATGGGCGAGCAGTGTCTCAACAACCTGATGGATGCAGGCTTTACAGAGCAGATACTGAAATACGAGGGCAGCAGTGCCGCCTCTCATTGGTACAACGCTACCGGCTCACTGATTGACCACGTCTTTGCCAACAGCACGATGTCCGCCCAAATTACCGATGCGCACATGCTCTACGTCGCTAACCCACACTCCACAGGCAACTACAATACAGCCTACAGCGATCACGATCCATACATGGTGACTCTCAATCTACAGGCACAACCTGTGGCTAAATTCGGATACAGAAAAGTCGAAGCCGTTAGTGCAGGAAAGTCGTACCTCATGGTCTTCAACAACGAGAAGATTTCCAACCCCGTTAGTACCTCGAAAACTTTCGAATACCTTTCTGTCACAAATGTATCGCCCATCGATAATGTCATCACCCTGACGAGCGACAAGAACGGCTTTAAGTTCGAGGACGACGGCAACGGCTATTACTACATCAAGGATGCCTATGGACGCTACCTCTATCTGTATCACAATGGCTCCTCCTACAACTACACGACCAACGTTGGTAATAAAGCGAATGCCCAGAGCCACAGCGTCGTTAAACAAAGCAACGGCACATTTCATGTTCATAACAACGTAGCCAACTACAACATCCTTTACGCGACGAATCACAACGATTGTTCTTGGCGCAACTGGACCAGCCTGAACAACGAACAGTACTGGCCAACCCTCTGGGAGTACGACCCCAGCATCACAGTCACGGGAATTACACAGAGCCCAGCCTACAGACAACCCTCTACTACCCGCAAGGTTATGGAGCAGGGGCACCTCATCATCATCACCCCCAGTGGCTCACGCTACAATCTGCAGGGTATTCAGATTCGATAA
- the mltG gene encoding endolytic transglycosylase MltG, translated as MQDNKKKAKYYLWPVVISVLFIGSIIFYYFFYTFSKSNEDVIVYIDADDTPDSVYTKLGDIANDCQLTGFRTLARHYGYEKSIHTGRYVITPNMNTFTVFRRMKNGQQQPMMLTIPEARTAELLAGKLSQKLMLDSTELAQAFASEEICQKYGYDTATITALFIPNTYEVYWDMSLDKLMKRMQKEHDAFWNDERLKKAQKLGLNPNEVTTLASIIDEETANTAEKPMIAGMYLNRLKAGMPLQADPTVKFALKNFNLKRIYHNHLSVESAYNTYTHIGLPPGPIKVASIKGIDAVLNRKWHDYLYMCANSNFSGTHVFARNYQEHLHNAALYAKALNERGIK; from the coding sequence ATGCAAGACAATAAGAAAAAAGCCAAATATTACCTTTGGCCAGTCGTCATTTCAGTACTTTTCATAGGAAGTATTATCTTTTACTATTTCTTTTACACTTTTTCGAAAAGCAACGAAGATGTCATCGTCTATATCGATGCCGATGACACGCCAGACTCCGTATATACTAAGCTTGGAGATATCGCCAACGACTGTCAGCTAACAGGCTTCCGCACGCTGGCCCGACACTACGGATACGAAAAAAGCATACACACAGGACGATACGTCATCACTCCAAACATGAATACCTTTACGGTTTTCCGTCGCATGAAAAACGGACAACAGCAACCCATGATGCTAACCATACCAGAAGCAAGAACCGCTGAACTCCTGGCAGGAAAACTATCACAAAAACTCATGTTGGACAGCACTGAACTCGCACAAGCATTCGCGTCTGAAGAAATCTGTCAAAAATACGGCTACGACACTGCCACGATCACAGCATTGTTCATACCAAACACCTACGAGGTTTATTGGGACATGTCACTGGACAAACTGATGAAGCGCATGCAAAAAGAGCATGATGCATTTTGGAATGACGAACGCCTCAAGAAAGCTCAAAAGCTTGGTTTAAATCCCAACGAGGTTACAACCTTGGCAAGCATTATTGACGAGGAGACAGCAAACACGGCAGAAAAACCAATGATTGCTGGCATGTACTTGAATCGCTTGAAAGCAGGCATGCCTCTACAAGCCGACCCCACCGTAAAGTTTGCGTTAAAGAACTTTAACCTAAAACGCATTTATCACAACCATCTCAGTGTTGAGAGTGCCTATAACACTTACACACACATCGGGCTACCTCCGGGCCCTATCAAAGTGGCAAGCATCAAGGGAATTGATGCAGTGCTTAACCGCAAATGGCATGATTATCTGTACATGTGCGCAAATAGCAACTTTTCCGGCACACATGTTTTTGCCCGCAACTATCAGGAGCATCTGCACAACGCTGCGCTCTACGCAAAAGCTCTCAACGAGAGGGGCATCAAATAA
- a CDS encoding glutamine--tRNA ligase/YqeY domain fusion protein — MEEKTLNENEEKKSLSFVEQMVKDDLSAGKNGGRLQTRFPPEPNGYLHIGHAKAIAIDFGLAKKYGGTCNLRFDDTNPVKEDTEYIESIEHDIKWMGFQWANVYYASDYFQQLWDFAVWLIKQGRAYVDEQSSEAIAQQKGTTTSPGTNSPFRDRPVEENLRLFDFMNSGKCEPGSMVLRAKIDMAHPNMLFRDPLIYRVLNIPHVKTGNKWNAYPMYDFTHGQCDYLEGVTHSWCTLEFVEHRPLYDLFVTWMKEWKGETDNIEDNRPRQTEFNKLNLSYTLMSKRNLLALVNEHLVNGWDDPRMPTICGLRRRGYSPESLRKFIDKIGYTKLDGLNDIALLESVVRDDLNSRAQRVSAVLDPVKVVITNYPEGKTEQLTAINNPENEADGTHTVEFSRELWIERDDFMEVAEKKFMRLAPGKEVRLKNAYIIKCDEEHPCDKDAEGRVTTIYCTYDAETRSGLPGADRKIKGKTLHWVSCHNAMKAEVRLYDRLWKVENPRDEMAAIRDAQQCDAVTAMKQIINPNSLSVNKECYIEPFAANMQPLSYLQFQRIGYFNVDPDSTPTHPVFNKTVGLRS; from the coding sequence ATGGAAGAAAAGACACTGAACGAGAACGAAGAGAAGAAAAGTCTTAGCTTCGTGGAACAAATGGTTAAAGACGATCTGTCAGCCGGAAAGAATGGTGGACGACTGCAAACCCGCTTTCCACCAGAGCCTAATGGCTACCTACACATCGGCCACGCTAAAGCTATAGCCATCGACTTCGGACTTGCCAAAAAATATGGTGGCACATGCAACCTACGCTTTGACGACACAAACCCGGTTAAGGAAGACACCGAATACATTGAAAGCATTGAGCACGACATCAAATGGATGGGCTTCCAGTGGGCTAATGTTTATTACGCATCAGACTATTTCCAACAGCTATGGGACTTTGCCGTATGGCTTATCAAACAGGGAAGGGCGTATGTTGACGAACAGAGTTCTGAAGCAATAGCACAACAGAAAGGCACCACGACAAGCCCTGGTACTAACTCACCATTCCGCGATCGTCCTGTAGAAGAGAACCTTCGTCTGTTTGACTTCATGAACAGTGGAAAATGTGAACCAGGAAGCATGGTGCTTCGTGCAAAAATTGATATGGCTCATCCCAACATGCTGTTCCGTGATCCTTTGATTTACCGTGTGTTGAACATCCCACACGTAAAGACTGGCAATAAATGGAATGCATATCCCATGTATGACTTCACCCACGGTCAGTGTGACTATTTGGAGGGAGTGACACATTCATGGTGTACGCTGGAGTTTGTAGAGCATCGCCCCCTGTACGATCTGTTTGTGACATGGATGAAAGAATGGAAAGGCGAGACCGACAATATTGAAGACAACCGCCCACGACAGACCGAGTTCAACAAGTTGAACCTGAGCTATACGCTTATGTCTAAGCGCAACTTGCTGGCTTTGGTCAACGAGCATTTGGTCAACGGCTGGGACGATCCACGCATGCCGACTATCTGCGGCTTACGCCGTCGTGGCTACTCGCCCGAAAGTCTTAGAAAGTTCATTGACAAGATTGGATATACCAAATTAGACGGATTGAATGACATTGCCTTATTAGAGAGTGTTGTCCGTGACGACTTGAACAGCAGAGCTCAGCGTGTAAGTGCTGTACTTGATCCCGTAAAGGTTGTTATCACCAACTATCCAGAAGGAAAGACCGAACAACTGACTGCAATCAACAACCCCGAGAACGAGGCCGATGGCACCCATACGGTTGAGTTCAGCCGCGAGCTGTGGATTGAACGCGACGACTTTATGGAAGTTGCAGAAAAGAAATTCATGCGTCTGGCTCCAGGCAAAGAGGTTCGTCTGAAGAATGCTTACATCATTAAGTGCGATGAGGAACACCCCTGCGACAAAGATGCCGAAGGACGAGTAACCACCATCTACTGCACCTATGATGCAGAAACACGTAGTGGTTTGCCTGGTGCCGATCGTAAGATTAAAGGAAAGACACTTCACTGGGTTAGTTGCCATAACGCCATGAAAGCAGAAGTTCGCCTGTATGATCGTCTGTGGAAGGTTGAGAACCCACGTGATGAAATGGCTGCAATTCGCGATGCACAGCAATGCGATGCAGTAACAGCCATGAAGCAGATTATCAACCCCAATTCACTGAGCGTAAACAAAGAATGCTACATTGAACCATTTGCTGCAAACATGCAACCATTAAGCTACTTGCAGTTCCAACGTATAGGATACTTCAATGTAGATCCAGACTCAACGCCAACCCACCCAGTATTTAATAAGACCGTAGGTCTAAGATCTTAA